The Haliotis asinina isolate JCU_RB_2024 chromosome 3, JCU_Hal_asi_v2, whole genome shotgun sequence genome segment GACACAGGATGATCTGTGGCCCACCGTCCAACCGTGGGATAAGTACAAGACCTGAGACAGGATAATTTATAGTTCAAATTTTCTAACATATCCTTTCTGAGACAATGGATTCCTGCCTGACCAACCCTTTTGCACAGATTACGACCATTGCTCCAAGAAGAGAATGACCAGACCAAGGGATCCCATGATCAACCAGAGTGCAAGTTTCTTACAAACTACCAGTGTCCAGATATGGCAGTACCAGGGGTGTGTTCATGTTCAGGATTGGCCAAAAGCTTTGTTTATAGTTCGTTTCCATTCAGCTGTCGATCATAAATGAGAGAGTAGAAGACATAAGCTAGGACAAGTATTgtaaatgtacattttatagttaaacttttaaatgattcaattacTATTGCACcaataatatgtaatatgtacttaGCATTCATCCTCTACATTGCATTACAGTAAAAGGTCAGATTTTAATGAGCTTGATGTTTATCACCCTTAGAGCTGATGAATTTGTGAATGTCAATGACCTTCAATACCTCTTTACACATTTAGGTGCCACATTCTGATAATATTTCATTCTGTTTAATGGGTCATCAAGCTAAACGCCATCACTCAAGGGAAAGGTTAATGTTAATACTTGCTTTATATATGAACAAACATTGTGATCAGTGTACAGTTTCTTACACACCACTGTATCAACTGGTATCAAACATGTGTGATTTCCAAGCCCATGGTTGGCTACACCGTGGTGATGACCTAGGGTCAGATTATGACAGACTATTTTCCtgattacaattcaataataagTTTCTTTTGCATCAGTCGAATGCAGACCTGTTACTTGTGCCAAAACACATTTAATATCTGTATAGCTGTCACATACCTTATTTGTGTGattgtatgtatttatgaaataaaccaAACTTAGTTTTGATAGTAACATGaatctattttgttttcttattttcGTTATTGTCTGCGGATGCAGTTGCTGCAGATTATTCCTAGTCATGACTTAAAATGGCGTTAACAATAAGCAGCATCAGTGCAAACAAGAAGGCTGAAGATTGATAGTTAATTGATTGTTATCTCCATTGTGACTCACCTTCAAACATTCAAAAGGTACGCCATTAGAACTTGTACAGGAGAGATGTGACAGGTTTAAAGGTATCACCTTGTGAAAATACCTGACATGGTAATGTCAGTGCCTATTTGTGGTGAGATTTATCTACTGACATAATTGATGTACTTATGAAGGATGATTCTTTTACCAATAATTTTACCTGGTGATTGTAATGCCACGGATCAATCCCCAAACTCTGAACAATATGATCATTAAACTGATAACTTTGTTCATGACAATCAGAACCGAAACACACGACATGACGCATTTGCAAGGGTTCATAATTGCAAATGCCAACACACATCCTATTAAGTCCATTCAACCAGCAGAACTTTGTGACATTTTGTATACAGGTTTAATTACCCCAGAAAGGAAGATGGTAGCAATTTTGAACCATTTGCATTTGGTGGGTTTTTGTCCTGTTTTGACCTGTACCTTGAGTCAAAGTGCTACTGTTCGTCAATGATCAGTGATTGTGAATTTGATGACAGTTCAACACAGTTAACACtgtcatcaaaacaaaacaagaagttCTAAAGAGCAAAGAAAAGGGGCAACCTACATCGCCGTACTGAATTGCTCACTGACAATGACTTGAACAAACtctatgaaacaaaataacttgATCCCAAATCCATATGGTGGAACAACACCACCCATTTTGGGATGTGTAGTGTCGAACCACAAACTGACATGTAACATGACGGATGTAGTACATATAACTGACTTGGCTGGTAGAGAATTTATTGAATTCACAGAGAGGCAGTCAAAAACATGACATTAGGATAATCCTTTGGGTTGTGCTTTCTGTTGTGAGATAATGTTCCAAAATGCTGGATTAAAAAATTGGAACATCACAAATCATTCATCAAGAAAATTCCTTGTAAAAAACTGTCAGATGAAAATATTCCATAACTCATATTATTCAGGTATCAGGTCACCGTAACATACAGAGTGTAAATAACTGCAGTCAAATTTCACTCtcacaacactgaaacatcCTGGACATCCTTAAAGGCAGTGCCAAGCGCCAGGAAAGCAAGCAACAAAGAGTAGCTTTCCTTCAACTGTGAATGTAACCTCCGCAATGTCACAGTCGAGCAAAAAGGTTAAATCCCACAAGGGTGATGAAATCCAAACTATAGTCTGATGATGACTGTATTCAAGTTGAATGGGGATCACATAGCACATGTTCagaatgatgatgatatcaCACCTTAAAATTAACTTGAGAGAGAACCATTTTCAGTTGCAAAGTGGTGGTTTTTGAGAGTTTAATAAAGTTGATCTTATCTTGTTTTACATAATCATTGTTGCCTTAACAAATGTGACTGATACTCTTTAGTGGAGGGTTACACAATGTGTGTGTTGACGAGTGACGTTTCTCATTCATCTATCAACATGATCAATGCACCACTAAAAATCAGGTGAAATATGCATCCACCTGATCCAAAAGTGGTGAGATTTTGGATGTGTAAGAAACAGATTACCGTCTGTTAGATACCTTGTTCATTTGTTCGATACTGTTCGAAACAACTTGTaagataaatggtatctgaTAGACACCCGTTTAGTAATCTCTGTATATGTATGCATCTGTGTCATGGTGTTTAGGCTAACTGTCCACACCTGCCTGTTTCAGCCACTCTGGAAAGAGATGAAAAGGGAAAAGTGACGGTGGTCTACAAAGACACACGGTAGGATTATTTTTATATCATCATCAGTGCTCCTGAAAAAATTATTTGTTGTTGTACGAtaacatttcatgtttgttttctgtcacaCCTGTGGGGTTTGGaagttacaaaaaaaaaaagtgtTGTGCCAGAGACTTCCATACAGGAGATGGACAAACAAAGCCCTGTCCTGCACTGAAAGGTGTGATGTCATTATTATCATTCAATCACAGATGTCACAAGTCTTGAAGAGAAGTGAAGCTTGCCTAAGAAACTGGCTCAAGGAGGCAAAGATTAATATTTCATGTGGGTCCCCTTGAAAAAGAAAGGTgtggtcaaagggagataatccagaCTGAGGTTTTGGTTTGGTTGCAGTAATCTGTaaccagttacctcccttgatatAGACCTATTAAGATACTGCTAGCTATGAAGTGctttatatatttgttaaatacactggacaaaaatatTGCATTTATACAATGACTGTAAACAGTCAGGTCTGCATAATTTAATCTagttatgtgacattttggtctTGTGTCTGGTGTTCTTAGCTAGCCCGAATTCAAGTACCTTCACtgcagttaccatggttactaagCTAAGTTGTTAGCAGAGAAAAATATTCCTGATATTTAAACAGCATCAGCATATGACTGCTTGGATTCACACTGTAACTGAAAGTAAATTACCTATGAATAATACTTTCCCCACCACTGTTAATATTTCATTGGATATTGTTGACTATTTCATTAAACAACAGTTTGTAGTTACTGATTATTGAAGGAAATAGTTACATCTTGAGATCCCATTGTGTATATCTGCTTCTCTGAATGACTATGAAGGGTAACTGTGATTGTGTCACCTTGCAGGAAAAGTCCCCTTTTGAGCTATGTTGACAAGTCAAAAAGCaatgtgatacatgtatcaAAGAGTGACAAAGATCGCCAGAACCAAGTGGAAGTCTGTCTAGAACTGATAGACTTCATAAAGACAAACAGGGCCCCAAAAGGTGTTGACTTTGATCAGACAAAGGTATGAGTATTGTTTGTGTCATGACTGCATAGCTTTCTCACCCCTTTATGTCAAATTTCCCCCTTTGTTAATTAATcatatgtttgatgttgtaCAAAGCCTCTCAGAAATATCAGAACTATAAAAGTTCATGTGGAAATCCATTGAGGACTAGAGTgagctttttgcaatattccagcaatatcatggtggaggacaccagagatgggcttcacacattgtacgcatgagGGGAATCTAACCTGGGTCTTAGGTATTATgagctaatgctttaaccaccaggctaccccatctCCCCCACACTGGACAAGAAGAGCCTGTGATTAATATTAAGAATAATGATTCACTCCATCAATGGAAtgacagcaagtctgaccaccactTCTGATTAAATTTATGTCATATCAAGACATATGTGAGGACAAGATGTGTGCATTTTGTCCCAAGGGTCAATGCATCGCTTACCTGTAGGCCAGTGGCAAGTTCATTTCATGTTAGGCCTTTTGTTCTAAATTTGTATGCATCTCAGTGGCTTAAAAccttatttacatgtttctttgtttgtcacAATGAGTTAGTTTATTAATAAGGACAATGGCCCTTGAAGATCCAGGctagagttgatcttcagtaacccatgcttgtcataaaatgactaatgggatcaggtggtgaggCTCATTGAtctggttgacatgtgtcattgtatcccagttgcacaaattgatgctcatgctgttgatgactggatggtTTGGTCCAGTAATTATTTACAgtcgctgtcatatagctggtaaattgctgagtgctgtataaaactaaactcactcattcactcactaacaagGGCATAATTCTAGTAAGGGCATCTAAAGTTTGTGCATTTGACACACTCTCTCActgtggtgttgctggaatattgctgaatgctatGTAAAAGTAAACACACACGTCaatgatgatgtgtgtcaacatTCACTCTAAGAAATGTGTAGTGATTTCAATGTATTTCAGGTCAAACTTAGCTCTACTGGTAAATATCGTGAAGGTCATGAGTTTACCAAACTGCTGAAAGGGATTCTGGGTAAGGGAGCCACTGCTGGAGACATAGTAGTTGTTAAGGACACCAAGACTGGCACTGAGCATGCTCAGAAAACAGTAAGTCGGAGTAGTCATTTTCATAGAGTGGGGTTTTTGGGGACTAATACATTTATCAGTTGGACAAGGTTCATTGGTATAACATGTGTTAATGTCTTGCTTCTACCTCTGTTTCAACATTGCCATAAATTACTTATCAGAGTACATTTGGTATATTATGTTTGGCATGCAAGTAAAAAAATGGTTGACATTCcatttctgttttcagtttcaacagATTTTATGACAGCCTCTCTTAATATTGTACAACTATTATTCTTCATATATAGAGATTATTGCAAACAAGGGTGTCATATTACTCATtataaaagcagtgtgaaagtttgtattttgtttgactcactcactcagtagaaCTATTTATTAAATTCTATAATAGTATAACTGCATGTATTATGAGCTTAGGGCCTGATTACAGAATGAacactgtctgtctgtgtgtctgtctgtccaatGAGACATGACCAATATTAGTAATAACATTCTTCAACCTTTTCGTTATGTCCTTTCTGTAGGTGATGATATCCGACTTTCGGAAAGATGAGGTTCGGGCATGGGTGGATCTGCAGGAGTTGAAACTGGAGGGAGAAGCCTTGTGTCCAGCTTTGGTTTGTTTCTACCTGCAAGATAACGAGATCTTCTTCCACATGGAGAAGCTTGATAGAGGTAAGGCAAGAGCTCAACCTTCCGGAGTACATGGCAAAGGCTGTGGCTATATAAGGTTGTGGTCAGGGTTCACTAGTTCAAGGTTTTGGGTTTTCAACCAAACTGTTGGGATTTCTTGGCTTTCTGTTTTCCCCTCATGAGgtatacatgctgacatggtttGGCCACAAATGAAAAATTCCGGAAAtgctattgtagcatgtattatGCACACACCTTTTTACTGGTTTGACAGAATTGTGTAGCAACAAGATCTCGTATAATGTAAAATGCTATCTTTGATGCGAAAACACGTCAGACAACAGAAATTAACCAACTGACGCAGACTCCAATGCctgtgtttgcaggaggaataTCATTGAAGAAAATATCATCTTAAAtctagtttagtgtttgaagataGTTATCCTGTATGCAAGTATATTGAACAGAAATCAGGTGTCCTTAGTCCCACATGACACTTGTATAGCACTAACAGCCTTGAAGAAACTTGTCAGGAAACTTGTCTAACAATTTATCAGtattctgtttgtaaataagaaagggagataaatctttTGTTCATCAGCGCTCAATGTTTTATGAAGATTTAGTCATTTGCTGCCCTTGAGAATCAGTGCAATAATATTAAACAATCCCTGCTGCCATTTTAAACTGATTGTGTTGATGAGGACGCCAGACAATTCTCGCTATCTTCACAATTTGTGCTTGGACAGATGTTTACAGAGTTATCTGTTCCTTCAGCTATAACCCTTCGAGATGTAATTGACAGTCACATGCAGAAGATAAGAGATGAAGAGCCAAGCCTAGTCCGTCCCTTCTCGCTCTACATCTGCCATGGACTTCTGTCTGCTGTGAGTCTCATCCATGACAAGAACTGGACACATGAAGATCTGCACGGTAGGAGGAGTTTATGCACAGTGCGTGTCAGCATACTAATGAAATGTGATTGAGCTCCCCTAATCACACAATGAACTAAGTCCTCTAGGATAGCACACTTCATTCAGGTCCAAATTAACCTTCAGAGTTGCACCCCCTGGTCATGCCAGGATCTGCTGGTGAATGATGTTTGTTTAATTGCAGGTTCTTATTGGTATTGTCAAAGTGATAAATGGCAGTTATAAATGTCAGTGATCTCTCTCGTTTTAATCTGTTCTCCACAAACAAGCTGGCATgtggtactttttaaaattcttaCTAAGCCAAGGTTAAACCAAACTCTATGGCACCTACGGAGAGAAATTATGTAAAGTTTACAAGTAATTTGGTATGGTATCACAAGCTGGATTGTTCCTCCTGATGGAGAGGCATCTTTTGAGGCTCATAGAATTTGCAGGATGTTGTATCAACTATTCAAGTGTATTACAGAAGTATATTATCATAAAAAAAAATCTTCACATTTATTATCCCCCGCAACTTCCACTGTGCCATATGCACATtaaaacattgacatactgtaatcataattagtaaacatattcatgaagaatacTTTGCGATTGCGGGtcatattgatgactttgtcttcatgTGTCAGTTTGATTTACACTCATACTACATATTGTAGCCACTAATTCTATGCCAAAGCTTATGATGTATAGGCGGTATGATTGAGTAGTCAAGGCTCATTGCTAATAGTTTAAATGTGGATGTGTTGTGACAGCTGGAAACGTGATGGTACAGGAAAAGAACCACAAGTTGTACCTGAAGGTGCTGGACTTTGGGAAGGCTCATCCCTTACGTGGGGAATCTTACAACCTTCGGGGTGAGCAAGATGACATCTACCAGATCATCCGTCTGTTCAGCGCCATCTATGTTGGAGACGAGTTTGAAAGTGCCAAGGACATGAAAGACAGCTATAAGCAAAGTGAACTTGTGAGTATAGTGTCAGGCTACCTATTAGATATGTGAGTATAGTGTCAGGCCACCTATTGGATATGTGAGTATAGTGTCAGGCTACCTATTGGATATGTGAGTATAGTGTCAGGTTACCTGTTGGAAATGTGAGTATAGTGTCAGGCTACCTATTGGATATGTGAGTATAGTGTCAGGCTACCTATTGGATATGTGAGTATAGTGTCAGGCTACCTATTGGATATGTGAGTATAGTGTCAGGCTACCTATTGGATATGTGTAGTATAGTGTCAGGCTACCTATTGGATATGTGTAGTATAGTGTCAGGCTACCTATTGGATATGTGAGTATAGTGTCAGGCTACCTATTGGATATATGTAGTATAGTGTCAGGCTACCTATTGGATATGTGTAGTATAGTGTCAGGCTACCTACTGGATATGTGTAGTATAGTGTCAGGCTACCTACTGGATATGTGTAGTATAGTGTCAGGCTACCTATGGGATATGTGTAGTATAGTGTCAGGCTACCTATTGGATATGTGTAGTATAGTGTCAGGCTACCTATTGGATATGTGAGTATAGTGTCAGGTTACCTGTTGGAAATGTGAGTATAGTGTCAGGCTACCTATTGGATATGTGAGTATAGTGTCAGGCTACCTATTGGATATGTGAGTATAGTGTCAGGCTACCTACTGGATATGTGTAGTATAGTGTCAGGCTACCTACTGGATATGTGTAGTATAGTGTCAGGCTACCTATTGGATATGTGTAGTATAGTGTCAGGCTACCTACTGGATATGTGTAGTATAGTGTCAGGCTACCTATTGGATATGTGTAGTATAGTGTCAGGCTACCTACTGGATATGTGTAGTATAGTGTCAGGCTACCTACTGGATATGTGTAGTATAGTGTCAGGCTACCTACTGGATATGTGTAGTATAGTGTCAGGCTACCTATGGGATATGTGTAGTATAGTGTCAGGCTACCTATTGGATATGTGTAGTATAGTGTCAGGCTACCTATTGGATATGTGTAGGGAAACAGCATTTCTAACCTAATGCATCTTAGCTTGTTATgatgtgaaaaatatcactTGTTTCCAAATGTTCTATAACAGACAAGGACACATGTTTTCAGtactcactcaaacactgctGTAGCCATGGTAGCCATGAAGTGAAAGCTTGGCCCCTCCATTTTTCTTCTTCAGGCATCATCATTGTTGTCTGTAGGCAGTGTCCCAAATAGCCACTGGGCTGCTAAactgtggctagtaaaaatccagtcaggccagtaaaATTTTCCAAATCACTTTCCTAACTTtgtagtgaattttcatggagtCATTTTGTAGATATATTACTCTCTCTGACTTCTTAAGTTATATAACACTTTTAACCTTGTAGGTTAAGGCCTGAAAAAAGTGTTCTTGATATGAGCAGTTTATTGACGAAATCCATGTCTACATTCAAGTTTTGGACTAGTGAATAATTTTGTAGTCTAGTAGCTCTCAGGCATAGCTAGTCCGACTGGCTAGCaacatttggaaactatttcacacactgtctgTAGGTCTGTAGGAATAATCACCTGAGAAAAAACTGGATGCTGAAACTTCACATGGTTTCCAACACCAATAATGACACCATGATTAATTTCATGAGTCTCCATATCATGATGGAGACAGTTTTTGTATTGTCAtcttttgcatatattttatctTTTGCAGATCGAGACATTATCTGCAGATGATAAAAAAGAGATGTTTCAGCTTATTGATGCATTATTGTGTGTTGCTGAAAGTAAGCAGAAGCAGAAGATGGGTGATGCTTTAAAAGAACTAGAAACAAAGATGGAGAGCACAGGTAAGATGGGATTTACAACACTACTCTTGAAACTTATGTAAGGACACCTGACAGGTGTTACAAGTTAGCCCTTTGGTGTTAATGCTGTTGTCAGTCAGGTATCCAGATCACAATCACTGTTCTAAAGCATGAGTAGACAGATTATGTGTTTCTCTGGGTATATAAAAATTGCGAATATGAATGTTTACGAGGAGTGTGACCACTCACACTCAGTCAAATTGAGTAGTCAAATTGAAGAAAACAGCCTCCTCTCTCCATACACAGAGGAAATGCATGGTTGACATCAGATGTTTTTGGTTTTGTGACTATTCCATCTCCAAGTTTCCAAAGCTGATCTTTTGTCTGACAACTGGTCACAACAGACACCATTCAAAAATAGGGGATATTAGATGTACAAGACTGATAaagtgcaaatgatgaagccaaaggGGAAACTGATGATAAAAAGAAtataagggaaaatgtgacaatttattccattcctttggaaatgtttcacctGTATGATTTAtacattactttttctcatatatgTTTTGGCATTGGCTGATGTTATGCCCTCAAAAGGGAATAACCcctattttgtattttcatagcCATTACTttggtgaaagtgtgaaatgttgatgaatACAACTTTTTATTACAAGTGTGGCAGATATCATCTAATGGTGAAACTTTTGATTGTGTACAACATCCTGCTTCATACCTTCAGATATACATGACATGTTGAAGAAAGTGGCAGCTATTCTGTTCCGTGAATCTGATTACAAGTCCTTACATGAGGAAGACTTGGGAGTTAAGGTAATAATAGAATCATTGTGAAGCTTGTTTCTCCTTTGGGTCTTTTGTAGAATGGCTGGTTAATCTTCTGAATTTCACATGCTTGTTTATGGCAACATGGGAGTTAAGGTAATATCAACCATCTTGAAGCTTGTTTCTCCTTTCGGACTTTTGTAAAATGGCTGGTTGATCGTCTGATATTTCATATGCTTGTTTATGGCATTGTGATTGAAGTATATGCTGTAGTCAGTCCTTACATGTCTTTAGAAATGGCTCTGTACTAGAATTTCATTGAACATCATTTTTGTCAGATGTGTTACATTGTTGATACTCATAGATTGCATATCAGTTCTGTTCCCTCAACAGCCATgaatacatacagatatatgcCTGTGTGTCTCTGATGTGTGTCTGTTCTCAGTCTACTGATGAGTTCAAAATTTCAAATGAGGCTAAATCCATGCACAAACTCTAGATTAAGTGTAGAAAATACATGCTGAAGATTAATCCAGGCATGAACATTGTACAAACACTAGACTATGTGTAGAGAATACTTCCTAACACTAATCCATGCATGAACATTGTACAAGCCATAGATTATATATAGAGAATACATCCTTAAGACTCAGTGTATACTTTCAGTCTGACGAGGGAGAGGACGTGTGTGATTCGGTTACTGATCTGAGCGAGCGAGCTGCAAGCATCCCCGATGACTTCATCAGTAACCTGCGTCTTGGTATCCAAGTCCGAAACATAATGTAGATATCTGCAGCTTATGACATCACCTGCAGATTCCTGCCATTCAATCAGTTAGTGGTGAAAAACAGACAATCCGTGGAATTTATTACTACTTTGTACTGATTGTAATTTTTGTCTTCTGAAAGTCTCAAAGGAGTAGTTAAATGTGTGACAATGTAGAGACATCACTGCAACATGAATGAGAAGATCTTGCCACTGAGGTTCTGTAACTCCAGCTCTAGTCAATACCTGATTGTCCATGTTACAGCATGTTCAGGTCCTGTAACAGTCTCATGTTCATGTTACAAGGGGCATAAGCCCATTATACAGCATTCAGGTCCTGTAACAGTCTCATGTCCATGTTACAAGGGGCATAAGCCCATTATACAGCATTCAGGTCCTGTAACAGTCTCATGTCCATGTTACAAGGGGCATAAGCCCATTATACAACATTCTGGTCCTGTAACAGTCTCATGTCCATGTTACGAGGGGCATAAGCCCATTATACAACATTCTGGTCCTGTTTCACAAGTTGCAACGCCGTGTGAAAGCGATCATATAAAGATCCTTGAGCTACAATGTCCACGAAACAACAGGCAATTAAGAGTTGTATGTTTTAGCTACAATCTTTAGCTACAAAGATTTCAGTTTTCATCAAGGGCTAGCGATAACATGATTCAAGTTCTTTTATTTTGATCTTCTTGCATCAGATGAACTCCACCATTTTGTCCAAAGTGTCCTTTTAATCATGCATAATGTTCATCATGCAGGGTGTATTTTACAAGCATTTACATTGATCATATTTAATGGTGCTAATTTAGGAGTTTTCTGTGATGACCTTTACACCAAAGTGCATCTGAACATATCTACAGATTACAACAACACGAGGTCATATGCTGTTGAAAGTTTGAATGTATTTGTCTATGTTTGGAGTCAGCCAAAGAAAGAAGACATACTTAAAGCGTTTTGTGATTTTACTTGCTCTTCTTTTAGATTCAGTAAACTATGTCCACAATGAACATGCATTTATTGCTTACCGATATCACTGTTTGataattttacaatgttgtTACACACTGTGTAGTAACATTGCATCATGTCGCTCATATGACATCAAAGTGGTTTACagtttatgacgtcacaatgcttcACTGACAGTAGTGTTAGACATTGCTTGACAGAGTCATCACGCTCATTGAATTCTAAGGGGAAAAAAAGTACTGTTCTTGATaatattttgctaatgttggaTGCGTGATAAATAGAATACAAAACTATGCCCCATTaaacaccatatttatgaaacttgtGAATGGAATGGTATTGGTATCTAACTTGCTTTTGTTTtttagataccaaaccattcgctcgtttcataaatatggtattgcACGGGACAACATTTAGTATTCTTTGTGTAATGAACTGACAGATATACAGAATTGTGCTTTTGGTCCCGGCCAATTGGGGTATATTTTACTTGAACAGTGAACTATAGTTATCACCCACTGAAATAAATGTTTCCTTTGGGCTTGTTATGACAGTAGTTTATCGTAAGAGAACTCACTGGATAAAGATTGATAGTGTAGTTTGAAGCTTGTAGGAATGCTTATGTGCAATAACCGATAAATTATCATATCTGGACCAGGTCAATCCATGTTATACTATGCAAAGAACTGTTCTGTTGGGGTGTGATAACACACTATCATCCTAGTCACAGTGCCTGGCCTCCTGATTCCTGAAGTTGCCTCTCAAACTATAGGTTTAGATTACTGTGACAGGGAAATTTTCTGTTTTGCCAGTGATACAAGGTTGATTTTCTCAGTAATTCAGCCAGTCTCAAGAATTCATAAAAAAGTGTTTCTGTAAGAATTGTTAGAAAAAGGACATTATCCATTTAGTTAATCTTACTTTTTGGTCAAAGGTATGTCATTATAAAATTCAACAATGACTTCTGTGAATGAAATATGATTTGATTCATTATTTTCTGGTATCTTTGGgtgattttcaaatttgaaacgtTTGAAAGGGTAAGACTGGTCTTAGATTGGTGTGGTATGTTGTACTTGGTTGACTGTGACAGTATTTGTGACAAACATTTGTGACCTGGGTCTCATATTGTGTAGTGTGCCTGGGCAAAGCACTTCATTGACATTGCTGTCAGTTCCCCCAGCTGTTTACAGTGGGTGCCTGAGAAGCGGATGTACAGACCTAGACAGTCCTTAGTGCTTAGTAGCAGCTTTGAAAGTGCAATTCCATCAGGGTAATAATGTAATGCCAAAGAGCAGCATCAAGTTGGATTCTAGGCAGAAAAATTAGCATCAGTTTTTTcaatatataacaata includes the following:
- the LOC137277856 gene encoding uncharacterized protein is translated as MAEDSGSRPQDVSIIAQAEDDTDARTGPSPIDKLSSTTRLNLDSMIDNLASGEATLERDEKGKVTVVYKDTRKSPLLSYVDKSKSNVIHVSKSDKDRQNQVEVCLELIDFIKTNRAPKGVDFDQTKVKLSSTGKYREGHEFTKLLKGILGKGATAGDIVVVKDTKTGTEHAQKTVMISDFRKDEVRAWVDLQELKLEGEALCPALVCFYLQDNEIFFHMEKLDRAITLRDVIDSHMQKIRDEEPSLVRPFSLYICHGLLSAVSLIHDKNWTHEDLHAGNVMVQEKNHKLYLKVLDFGKAHPLRGESYNLRGEQDDIYQIIRLFSAIYVGDEFESAKDMKDSYKQSELIETLSADDKKEMFQLIDALLCVAESKQKQKMGDALKELETKMESTDIHDMLKKVAAILFRESDYKSLHEEDLGVKSDEGEDVCDSVTDLSERAASIPDDFISNLRLGIQVRNIM